Part of the Aquimarina sp. MAR_2010_214 genome is shown below.
ACTGATAAAATTCTTACAGAAAAAGGAATAGAAGCAACATTACAACTGGCCAAATCACCTAATGCTAAGGTTGTAGTTGTAGGATCGGGGAAAAACGGAATGCCAATAATTCTTGGAAATCAATAAGTTTTTACAAAATTGTTACTATATATTGGCGCTTTCGGGCGTCAATTTTTTTTTAGTGTTTTATAAAAAAACCGTTCGTTCTCTATACTATATCTTTTATTCCTGTAGTTTACAGAACGAACGATTACAAAAGTATTGATTTGCTTTCTGACTAATAAAGTACATCACTATTTTGTGAAAAGAAAGTCCAAATACTCATAAAAGTTATCTGCTTTTTCATTTTTTGGTTTCATGCCGTCGATACACCAATTATATAAACCGTAAGCTTTTGCAATATGCTTTTGATCGTATGGGCTATACCATTTTTTTACATGTTCCCAAAAAGTTTTTCCCGTTGGAGTATATACCTGATTGCCTCGAGGAGCAATCATATAAACGCCATTTTTCCCTTCCATGAAACCACTTTTTTTTGGTAAAGGATCTTTACCTCCATAATATGAGTGTATTACCAGTTGATCTATGATTTTACAAACTTCTTTGGCTTTTATCCTAGTTTTTTGATGTAATTCTTGAGTATTACTAATTTTTTGTGCAAAATCATAAGCATCTACATATGGGAAGGCTACTTCTTGTTTTTCTTTTTTAATACCTTTTTCATTGTAATATCCAGAGGATCGTTCTAAAATAGAATATATAGTAGCATTCTTTTCTACAGAAAGAAGTCTTGCTAATTCGTCTATTTTTAGTTTAACATCAGTAATCTTAGTATTATCAAATAACCCCCAGGAAGACCATTTTTGGCTATCATATATTTCTTCTATAAGGAGTTTTGAGAATTGATCAGGGGTCATTTTAAATGGATCAAGGATTTTTTCTTTTCCTTCTTCAAAATAATTATTCTGTTTACTAAAACCATTTTTAGTATCTGCACTTAAGCGACTAAATATACTTTTGTAATCCCATGAAGATGAAACAGGAGCCGAAGCAAGGATATAATCTGCAGAAAAAGAAGTCTCGTTTGGTCTCCATTCATAAAAATTTTCTAATCCCGCCATTGAGCATAGATCCAACCCTAATATATCTACTGATTCGTCAATAGATAATACATCACTGAGTTCGGTAGAATGTAGAGCATCATCAATTCCCGCTTCTTTGTCTGGACACATACGCCATCCATTACCATGTGATCGCAGAACTAACATATAATGTTTGGCAGGGTAGTATGTTTTGCAATATTTGATAAACCGTTTTAATAGATCAGCATCCCCCATATTAGCTTCGTAAGATGTTTCTTTTTTGAACTCTGGAAGTATCTCTTTTCCTGATAATTCATGATAACTGTTAGCATCAATTCTATAAAGTTTGGTATCTGTGAAATTTTCACCTAGAGTTTTCGAATTATTAGAGAACCCTTCAATTCTATCTATTAACGTAATTAATTCATAGCCTTTGGATTGTTTTCCTTTGATCATCCCTTTGATGTCTTTTAAAAGATCTAGTTCCGAAGAATTTGATCCTGCACCATAATACATGATGGTCCAACCAGTATCAGTTTGACTGTGAATTGTAGTTGTCGCAACAGATACAATAAAAAGAATAATAAGTGATATGTTGACTTTGTTTTTCATTAAAAATATGCTTTTTGATTTAGAGGTGTAAAAGTATGTTTATCAATGAAATAAGAAGCTGTTTTATGTTTGAAGAAGTCCTGAAATAAGAAAATTACATAAATCAGGACGTTTTTTGAAGTTTTCTGAAGGCTCCTGGAGACATTCCTAAATATGTTTTAAAAGTATTATAAAAAGCACTCTTAGATTTAAAACCAACTTCCATGCCAATAGCTTCTACAGAATATTTATTAAATATAGGATTATGCAATAGATTTTTAGCAGCCTCAATTCGATATTCATTTACAAATTGAACGATATTCTTATTGAGTTCCTGATTTATAATCTGTGATAAATACCTCTCGTTTGTTCCTAATCGAGTGGCTAGATCTAACCTGCTCAAAAGAGGATTTTTGTATAACTCCTCTTGATCCATTATTGTATATAACTGGGTAATAATCTTGGAAACAGTGGTATCGTTTATTTTCTTTTTTGTCTGAGTGCCATTCGTTTTTTTCGAAACTAAATATTGGTGTATTTCATCTTTTTGAACTACTATCTGCAGTTTAAACACTCCATAATACAATATCCACCAAGATAAAAAGGAAAGTAGTATCCATAGAAAATTAATAGCATATTCCGAATTGAATAAATGAAGCCCTATATTAGATAAAAGCCAACTTATAATAATGCATATAATAAAAATCTTTAATCTTAACAACCAACGCTTTTTGTCTTCTGAAATAGTATTGGAGTGCTTTACTAAATGTCTCCCCCAAAAAATTAAAAGAACATTGCAAATTATAGATAGAGTATCTTTAAAATAAAATACCAGAACAGCAAAATTTGAATGATAAAGGTTAAATATTGAATCTAAATGAAGAATAACCTCAATAATCAAAGAGCAAAAGAAAGGAAAGTATAGTCATTTATACCAACTTTTTTTCAAGTATCTGTGCTGAATTTGAATTAGGAAATAGGTAAATAAAGTGACTGCCACTAGAAAATCCAACATGATATAGTTTAAGAATTCTAAAATAGCATTTCCTACACCATACCTGCCTAATAGAGTTAAACTTGTTAGTAAGAACAGCGATAGGGAGAGGTAATTATTTGCACGGCTCTTATAAAAAGGAGTAATGACTAATGAGATACTTATAAAATATCCAATAACTATACTGGAGATAATTGCGAAATCTAATATTGTTTCATTCAATCTTTGTAGAAATTAATAAAGTTCAATTGTTGGTAGCATCAGTTCTAAAAAAAACCTTGTTTTTGTTTTGGGATAAATATAGGTGGATTTACTAGATTTTTGATGTATTCTTTTTAGAGATCTCAAAACTAGAACCTAACATATTGCTGTACAAGATCAAGTGTATTTAATCTTTACTATAAAAATGAATCAAATATATCAAAAAAGCGCAGTCAACTGCGCTTTTTTGATATATTTGTGTAAAACAACTAGTATATGGCAGAGGATATTGTAAGTGAGTTAGGCTATATGGCATTAGGCACACGATTAAAAAGGATTAGTGATAAAATGAGCCATAGCTCTAGAATGATGTATAAAAAATTAAATATTGAATTTGAACCTAACTGGTATCTGGTTTTTTTAATAATCAAAAATAAACCAGGAACTTCTGTTATGGAAATTGCAAGTAGTTTAGGATTTGCTCATCAAACTGTTATGGTAATGACAAGCAAAATGGTCAAAAAAGGATATTTAAAAGTTTCTAAAGGTGAAAAAGATAAACGTAAAACAGTTTTTCATTTAACAACAAAAGCAAATGAAATTTTACCAAAAATAGAACAGGTATGGGAAGCCGGAAAAAAGGTTGTTTATGAACTACTTGAAGAAGATATAACCATAATGAAGCATATAGAAAAATTAGAACAAAACCTTAAAGAATTATCTTTTGGAGAAAGAATAATTGATAAATTAAAATAATTAGTTAAATGAAACATTATCAATATAATGCAACAGTAAAATGGACAGGTAATGAAGGGAGTGGAACTAAAAATTACAAGTCGTATACTAGGGATCACTCAATTTTGATAGAAGGAAAGTACCAAGAAATACTAGCATCATCGGATCCTTCATTTTTAGGAGACAAAACAAGATATAACCCAGAAGATTTGTTCATTTCCTCGCTTTCTGCCTGTCATATGTTATGGTACCTTCATTTATGTTCTGTGCATAAAATAATTGTAATTGATTATATTGATAAAGCAGTAGGAGTGATGGTTGAATCTAAAGATGGAAGTGGGAAATTTAAGCAGGTTACATTAAATCCTGTGGTTACCATAGAAAATGAAGGAATGGTTGAAAAAGCAAACGAAATACATTCTGAAGCAAATAAAATGTGTTTCATTGCCAACTCCTGTAATTTTAAAATAGAGCACAATCCTAAAACTATAATAAAATAAAATCTAGAGCTAACATGCAAACAAAAAATATACTAGAAACCGAAAGATTATCTCTTCGTGAATTTAATTTGGAAGATGCTGACTTTGTTTTAAAATTGGTAAATTCTCCAAAGTGGATAGAGTTTATTGGAGATAGAAATGTTAGAACACTAGCTGAGGCAAAGGAATTTTTAGAAAATAATCTAATAAAAAGCTATAAAGAAAATGAGTTCGGTTTATGGGTAGTTGTATTGAAAGAAACCAGTGCTTCTATAGGAATGTGTGGATTAGTAAATAGAGATACATTAGAAGATATTGACATTGGGTTTGCGATGCTTCCAGAATATTTGGGGCTGGGGTATGGGTATGAAATTGCCAATGCAACAATGAACTATGCTAAAAACACGTTACATCTCGATAAAATTGTAGGAATAACAAATCCTAATAATATTGCTTCAATAAAGTTGCTAAATAAGATAGGGTTGCGTTTTGAGAAAACTATGAAATTATCAGATAAGGATACTGTCCTGTTTTTTTCTACCCCTACAGATAACAAGGAAGAAAAGGAAATAAGTAAACTAACAACTAGTTTCTTTAGTTTGTTTGCCAATGTAGGAGGGAAGATTCCTAATATTGAAGATATAGAAAATATTTTCATTTCTAATGGAATGATAATAAGTAATACTAATGGGACTCCAGAAGTTTATACGTTAAAAGAATTTATAGCCCCTAGAAAAGAAATGTTGACTAATGGGACTCTCACTGATTTTTGCGAAGGCGAAATTTTACATAAAACAGAGATATATAGAAATGTGGCGCAACGATTTAGTTTTTATCAAAAGTCAGGTAAGTTAAATGGAGTGTATTTTGAATCTCGGGGGATGAAGACTATTCAATTTATTAAAGTAGGTTTGGATTGGAAAATGTCTTCTGTGGCTTGGAGTGATGAAGAATTAGGGAATAATTAGTTTTTGTATTGAGAGATGCCAAAGTGATATTATAAATGTTAAAATTAACTTATTTTTATGTTAAATTAGGTGAAAAACCATAATTATATTACTTTTAGACCTCTAACTCAACTAATGCTAACATGAAAAAAAGATTGACTCGCCCGGTTATACTGGGTTTAGGATTGGTCACCCTATCGGTATTTGTCGTAAATTCTGTAAACAAAGACAAATTAGAACAAAGTACTACCGAAACTGAAATTACCAATTTACGAAAACAACATGCTTCGTATATACAAAACAGCCCTTTTAAAGAGACTTTACAATTAAAAAAATCTGAAAGAAAAGCTAAAGGACTTCCCCCAAATAAATATTTTGAACAGATGTGGGAGTTAACTATGAACCCTGCAACAGGTAAAACAGAACCTGAGAAAATCTACGCAGTTCAAAAACGATTAGCAAATACATCAAAAAGAGCACCTGGAGATGCTCAAGATAATCCTTGGGTAGAAAGAGGTCCTAATGATATTGGAGGGCGTACACGCGCTATCTTATTTGATCCCAATGATGCCAATAATAGAAAGGTATATGCTGGTGGTGTTAGTGGTGGATTATGGGTGAATAATGATATTACGTCTGCTGCATCACAATGGAGTAGAGTACAGAACGTTCCTGGAAACCTTTCTGTAACTTCTATAACTGTAGACCCCAGAAACTCTAACACATGGTATGTAGGTACAGGAGAACAATATACCGCAGGAAGTGTTGTAGGTAATGGTATATATCGATCAATAGATGGAGGAACAACCTGGCAAGCATTAAATATTCCACCAGCTGGAGGGGGAAATATTAATCTTAACGCCACAAATCTTTTTCTTTCAGGAATCTATTATGTAAATGATATTGTCGCCTGGAATAATACAGCACAAAACCGTACAGATTTATTCGTTGGAGTAGGAGCGCACATATATGCAGATTCTTCTGGGCCAAGAAACTGGCTTGGGATCCAATCAGCTGGGATTTATCGTTCAATCGATGGAGGAGCAACTTGGAATAGAATAGAAGCTGCTAATATGAGGTACCAAAGAGATAATGTAAATTATTACTATGTACCTAATGATTTTGAAATCGGTCAAAACAATAAATTATGGGTTGGTACAGTAAATTCACCATTAGGAAATGGAGGAGGACGTGTATTTAGTTCTGATGATGGTGCAACCTGGACAGAAGCAGCGGCTTCTCCTCTTAATGATTCTAATAGAGTAGAATTAGAAGTTTCAACAACCAATGCAAATAAAATATATGCATTAACTCAAGGGGTGGCAAGAGATGCTGATGGTAATGTTATAGACCCTGTTCATATTTATCGAAGCTTGGATGGTTTTGCAACAGCTCCAACAGCTACTGTATTACCTAATGATGTAGATAATAGTATTCCTGCTAAAGATTTTACAAGAGGACAGGCTTTTTATGATTTAATGATAGAATCAGACCCTAATAATGACGATATAGTATATGTTGGAGGAATAGATCTTTTTAGATCTACAAATGGTGGTAATGCATGGACACAGATTTCTAAATGGTCCAACAATAATAATTTAGCGGGATTAGGAGCTTCTATTGTACATGCAGATCAGCATGCTATGGTATTCAGACCTGGAAATTCGAATCAGGCAATTTTTGGTAATGATGGTGGAGTGTTCTATGCAAATAGTTTATCTACAGCGGCTAATAATAATGTTTTTGCTGCAAGAAATAGTAACTA
Proteins encoded:
- a CDS encoding clostripain-related cysteine peptidase, producing MKNKVNISLIILFIVSVATTTIHSQTDTGWTIMYYGAGSNSSELDLLKDIKGMIKGKQSKGYELITLIDRIEGFSNNSKTLGENFTDTKLYRIDANSYHELSGKEILPEFKKETSYEANMGDADLLKRFIKYCKTYYPAKHYMLVLRSHGNGWRMCPDKEAGIDDALHSTELSDVLSIDESVDILGLDLCSMAGLENFYEWRPNETSFSADYILASAPVSSSWDYKSIFSRLSADTKNGFSKQNNYFEEGKEKILDPFKMTPDQFSKLLIEEIYDSQKWSSWGLFDNTKITDVKLKIDELARLLSVEKNATIYSILERSSGYYNEKGIKKEKQEVAFPYVDAYDFAQKISNTQELHQKTRIKAKEVCKIIDQLVIHSYYGGKDPLPKKSGFMEGKNGVYMIAPRGNQVYTPTGKTFWEHVKKWYSPYDQKHIAKAYGLYNWCIDGMKPKNEKADNFYEYLDFLFTK
- a CDS encoding AraC family transcriptional regulator, with translation MLRLKIFIICIIISWLLSNIGLHLFNSEYAINFLWILLSFLSWWILYYGVFKLQIVVQKDEIHQYLVSKKTNGTQTKKKINDTTVSKIITQLYTIMDQEELYKNPLLSRLDLATRLGTNERYLSQIINQELNKNIVQFVNEYRIEAAKNLLHNPIFNKYSVEAIGMEVGFKSKSAFYNTFKTYLGMSPGAFRKLQKTS
- a CDS encoding MarR family winged helix-turn-helix transcriptional regulator, with translation MAEDIVSELGYMALGTRLKRISDKMSHSSRMMYKKLNIEFEPNWYLVFLIIKNKPGTSVMEIASSLGFAHQTVMVMTSKMVKKGYLKVSKGEKDKRKTVFHLTTKANEILPKIEQVWEAGKKVVYELLEEDITIMKHIEKLEQNLKELSFGERIIDKLK
- a CDS encoding OsmC family protein, giving the protein MKHYQYNATVKWTGNEGSGTKNYKSYTRDHSILIEGKYQEILASSDPSFLGDKTRYNPEDLFISSLSACHMLWYLHLCSVHKIIVIDYIDKAVGVMVESKDGSGKFKQVTLNPVVTIENEGMVEKANEIHSEANKMCFIANSCNFKIEHNPKTIIK
- a CDS encoding GNAT family N-acetyltransferase — encoded protein: MQTKNILETERLSLREFNLEDADFVLKLVNSPKWIEFIGDRNVRTLAEAKEFLENNLIKSYKENEFGLWVVVLKETSASIGMCGLVNRDTLEDIDIGFAMLPEYLGLGYGYEIANATMNYAKNTLHLDKIVGITNPNNIASIKLLNKIGLRFEKTMKLSDKDTVLFFSTPTDNKEEKEISKLTTSFFSLFANVGGKIPNIEDIENIFISNGMIISNTNGTPEVYTLKEFIAPRKEMLTNGTLTDFCEGEILHKTEIYRNVAQRFSFYQKSGKLNGVYFESRGMKTIQFIKVGLDWKMSSVAWSDEELGNN